The Streptomyces sp. NBC_00162 sequence GCCGGGCCAGGTGCTCGAAGCCGGGCTGACGCAGGGCGTACTGGGTGAGCTCGTACGTGAGCATGTGCTCGCCGGGGTGGGCGGCGACGTGGTCCCAGTACGCCTGGAAGCCGGCCCGGACGGTCTCCCTGAGGGTGGACTTCGGCTGGATCGCCTCCTTCACCACCGCGATGTAGTGATCGGTGATCGTGGCGATGACCGACTCCAGCAGGGCCTGCTTGGACTCGAAGCAGTAGTGGAAGACGCTCAGTGACACGCCCGCCTCCGCGGCGATGGACCGGGTCGTCGTCCTGGCGACGCCGTCCCGGGTCATCGCGCGGATCGCGGCCTCCGTCAGCTGCCGGCGCCGCTCGGCCGACGGCATACGTGCCATGGGGGTTCCCTTCGGTCGCGCCCAGGGAACCCCCTGGGCGTCAGCTGCTGTACACACCCACCTCGTGCAGGGAGTAGCCCCACTGGGTGCCGCGCTGGACGCCGTGGACGCGGACGTAGCGGGCCGGGGTGCCGGCGAACTGCGCCGTGTCCAGGCCGCCGTCGCCGGTGGTCGTGGACCACACGGACTGCCAGTTCGTGCCGTCGGCCGACAGCTCGATGCGGTACGACTTCCCGTACGCGCGCTCCCAGTCGAGGGTGACGCGCTTGACCAGGCTCGGCGTCCCGAGGTCGATCCGCAGCCACTGGTCGTCGCTCCAGTCGCTGGCCCAGCGGGTGCCCGTACTGCCGTCCACCGCCCGGTCCGGCGCGTAGCTCGTGAACGGGTTCCACTCGGAGGAGGAGGCCGCGGCGGGGGCGCCCGAGGCGAGGTTCACGCCCGCCTTGTGCTTCTCGGAGCCGCCCCAGGTGGTCAGGTACGACTCGGCGCCCTTGAACAGGTCGTCCACCACGCCCTGGCCGCCGACGATCCGGATGTCCTCGATCCAGTCGGGGACCAGGCCGTAGTGCGCGGCGCCGTCGGTGTTGAGGTCCCACGTCCGCACGCCGGTGGTCTGCTTGTCGATGACGGAGCCGCCGTCGGTGCTGCGGAAGGGGTAGCGCACCGGGTTCGGGGTGTCGGCGCCGCGGGGGCCGGGCCAGCCGCCGACGCCGTTCATGTCGGTTCCGTAGCCGTAGCCGACGTTGTACTTGTCGCGCAGGGCGTCCGTGCGCTTGGCCTCCGCGCTGAACCCCTCGGCGCCGCCCATGTACTGGCCGATGAAGCCGCCCAGGCGGTACAGCCGCTCGGTCCAGTCCATGTCCATCCAGCTGTGCGAGGAGATCACGCCGGGGTAGGACTCGGACTCCAGGATGTCGAAGGCCTGGCCCGCGGCCTTCACGCCCATGTGGTCGATCTCCAGCATCATCTTGCGTTTCATCATGCCGCGCACCGCGTAGTCGCCGAGCTCGGTCAGGCCGCGGGTGTTGCACTGCGCGTCCGCCGCGTACGCCGGGACCGCCACACCCTGCGGGAGCTGCTTCTCAGCCGAGGGCGCCGCCGCGAGGCCGATGGGGTTGTCGTGCTGCGGGCCCCGGCACTTCTCGGTCTGCCAGAAGGTGCCCGTCGACAGGAACTGGCCCACGTTGATCGCCGTGCCGAGGGCGCCCTGGTCGAAGCGGACCCCGCACAGGGCGTTGTCGAACTTGTGGCACAGGAACATGCTGCGCACGCCCAGCTGGTACAGCTCGTCCAGGCCGCGGTCGATGTCCTGCTTGCTGCACTGGGCGATGTCGAGGATCTGCTTGCAGCCGAACGGTTCGGAGGTCTCGACGCCGAGCACCACGGCGAGCTTGCCCTGCTTGATGACCTCGCGGGCCTGCGCGGAGTCGGTGACGATCCGGAACCAGCCCTTGCCCTGGCCGCCGTACATCTTGTCGATGTAGGCCTGCATGTCGTACGTCTTCTGCGCCTCGAGGCGGATGGCGGTCATCTCGTCGCAGCCGCGGTCCTTGAAGAAGTAGACCGAGCAGATCACGCCGTTGGTCACGAGGTCGTTGACGAGGACCCGCTGGCCGCCGCGCCAGGCCCGTTCGACCCAGGCGTAGTAGTTCTGCTGGTGGGTCAGCGAGTCGTGCGCGGGCCAGTCCTTGAAGGTCGGCCAGCCGTTCGGGTCGTGCTTGCCGTCGCCGCCCTTGGTGATGAAGTCGAAGATCGCGAGGGAGCCGTCGGGGTAGTGCTCGGGACAGTCCTTGAGCGCGTCGGCGATCCCCTGCTCGGAGAACGGCTTGCCGCAGATGAGCCGGCCGCCGAAGCCCTCGTTGGACATCAGGTGGTCGTGCGCGTCGACGAAGCCGCGGACCCGGCCCTGGGCGTCGGTCCCCTTGAAGGGCTCGCCCGTGACGTTGATCTCGGAGTCGGGCGCGGGCCGCGCGACCGGGTTCCACCAGCCAGGGTCGGCCGAGGAGCTCGCCGCGGGGCCGAGCACCATGGCCACCACGGCGAGGAGCAACGAGAGCACCGCGAGGGGCCGATGCCGGTGGTACGGGTGTCCAGTCATCGTCATCACTCACGTCTTCGGTCGGTGAACGGGGCCCTGAATTGTCATGGCCCGCGCAAGGTGTGGACGAAACGATCGCTACTGCTGCTCACAGAGTCAAGAGTCCGGGACAGTTGACCTGATGATTCGTCAGAATGCGGCGCCCGGAACGGGATGGGGAACAATGTCTCAGCATTCAAAACAATTCGTCTCACATTCCGGCTGTGTGGTTAGGGTGACGGCATGAACGAGCAGCGGATACCCCGCAGTTGGCTGATGCTCGCCCTGGGCACGAGCGGCCAGGCCGCCAGCACCACGGCGCTCTACGGCCTGGCCTACCTGGTCCCCGCGTTCCAGCGGGAACTCGGGCTCTCGCTGGCCGGCGCCGGTCTCCTCGTCTCCTGCCCGATCTTCGGGATCCTGCTCGGACTGATCGGCTGGGGGGTGGTCGCCGACCGGTACGGGGAGCGGCTGGCGCTGTCCGCCGGACTGCTGATCGCCGCCGCGGTGACGGCCGTGGCGGCGACCGTGCACGGCACGTGGACGCTGGGGGCGCTGCTGATCCTGGTCGGCGCCGCGGGCTCCTCCGTCAACTCGGCCTCGGGGCGGCTGGTCATCGGCTGGTTCCCGCCCGACCGCCGGGGCATCGCGATGGGGGTCCGGCAGGCCTCCCAGCCGCTGGGCACCGCGGTGGCCGCGGCCGCCCTGCCACCGCTCGCCCACCACTTCGGCCTCTCCGCGGCCTTCGGATTCTGCGCCGCGCTGTGCGGGGCCGCGGGC is a genomic window containing:
- a CDS encoding TetR/AcrR family transcriptional regulator translates to MARMPSAERRRQLTEAAIRAMTRDGVARTTTRSIAAEAGVSLSVFHYCFESKQALLESVIATITDHYIAVVKEAIQPKSTLRETVRAGFQAYWDHVAAHPGEHMLTYELTQYALRQPGFEHLARRQYELYADTYTELLEQLRPSMGFDPRVPVPALARYLAAMTDGLTLSLLVLGHDAASADVLDTITDHVAGLVGETETRTV
- a CDS encoding discoidin domain-containing protein; its protein translation is MTMTGHPYHRHRPLAVLSLLLAVVAMVLGPAASSSADPGWWNPVARPAPDSEINVTGEPFKGTDAQGRVRGFVDAHDHLMSNEGFGGRLICGKPFSEQGIADALKDCPEHYPDGSLAIFDFITKGGDGKHDPNGWPTFKDWPAHDSLTHQQNYYAWVERAWRGGQRVLVNDLVTNGVICSVYFFKDRGCDEMTAIRLEAQKTYDMQAYIDKMYGGQGKGWFRIVTDSAQAREVIKQGKLAVVLGVETSEPFGCKQILDIAQCSKQDIDRGLDELYQLGVRSMFLCHKFDNALCGVRFDQGALGTAINVGQFLSTGTFWQTEKCRGPQHDNPIGLAAAPSAEKQLPQGVAVPAYAADAQCNTRGLTELGDYAVRGMMKRKMMLEIDHMGVKAAGQAFDILESESYPGVISSHSWMDMDWTERLYRLGGFIGQYMGGAEGFSAEAKRTDALRDKYNVGYGYGTDMNGVGGWPGPRGADTPNPVRYPFRSTDGGSVIDKQTTGVRTWDLNTDGAAHYGLVPDWIEDIRIVGGQGVVDDLFKGAESYLTTWGGSEKHKAGVNLASGAPAAASSSEWNPFTSYAPDRAVDGSTGTRWASDWSDDQWLRIDLGTPSLVKRVTLDWERAYGKSYRIELSADGTNWQSVWSTTTGDGGLDTAQFAGTPARYVRVHGVQRGTQWGYSLHEVGVYSS